TCAAGCCAGAACATGAAGCTGTCCACAAAAGCCTCCGCCCTGCCATCCCTCCTCCACAGGAAGCGCAGAGGACCAGAGTAGGACCGGGGCCTTGAAGAGGAGGTGTACAGGTAGGCAGCACTGGACGCTCTTGAGCCAGCGAGGTCCCGCCAGCTGCCTGGGGTGCTGCCGTTCCTGGCCTCTGGTTGGCCCTGGGTCAAACCGTTCTGGCCTTCATCAGTGTGCAGCTGGGCGGTTACTGTGGTCACAGCTTCCAGGTGGGTGAGGACGGGGCCTGACATGTCAAGTTCAGGATCCAGGCCGTCTGCTGCAAATGACAAGAGTAcacacaacatcagctgtattCGGCAGGATATGGGGATCAATAactatcttatttatttattatcttatcttatattATTTTATCTTAATTCTCCCTTGAATATTAATTACCAACGTGTTACATTTTGGGCCCCCGTTCTAAAGAGAAAACACTATTTTTGAATctttcacttttgcttttgtcCAATCAAGTAGTGTTTAGTGTGCTGTATGATGAGCGTGCTTTTATTTCCCTTCAACATTGAGAGCCAAAGAACACTCAAATTAATCAACGTCCCCAATCCGGGGCGTCCACTGATCACAGGGTTAGAGATGCGACCCCCAGCTCCTCCTGTCCACATGTCCCAATGATGCTGGACCCAAAATTGCTCCAGATGGTCAGACTATAGCCGATTGCCATcagtgtctgagtgtgtgtgtgtgtgtgtgtgtccacaggtgATTATAAGGCTAATTGCAAAGAAGTGCTATTAAATGTAGCCGTTAACCTCAAATATGTGTGTCTTGCTCTGTAATTTGAGATTTTAGTAAAAGCAACAAAAGGCTTTCTTATAAACTTTTAATATTGTCTTGGTTAAGTGTTCAGCACTTTcttctttaacttttttatcGGTGGACTGTGGCCACCGGCGACAAATACacataaaacagtaaaagttGCAATTGGTGGATAAACTGAAAATCAAATATATAGACGCGGTGTCAGTGTGCTGAAGAAAATGTGCTTCAGGGACTTTTGGGGATGATTTTGGAGGTGGTTGTTTTAAAATGGTGCCCTAAAGTTGCATTAGAGAAGCACATACGGCATGCTGTATATCCTGGCTATCAGGACCAGATTAGCCTGCTCTTGGGCCCAAGGGGAAAGTGAGCTCTCTTAAGTCCATATCACTCCCTGCACAGAACTGAGCAAACTAGCCAACAGCAGCTATAGTTAGCAGCAGATTGCAGTAactctggtgatatactgcccgctaatttgttttgagtatgaatttggcATGTGGCCAATGCTTTCACGTTGCACCTTTATGGGTATCTTCTAGACACCAGACATGTTGACATGTTGGCAATGTCAATTTCAACTGGAACGCCTGGAAGTCAGACGCACTTCACCAACCCCAGTctcaaaatccaagatggctgctccACTGATCAGCAGTGGGTTTTAAGCCCTTCCTTCAGATTTATGTGTCATTAAATCACTCTTAAACACAGTAGTGTCCAACTTCTATCTGTGGAAAGTGGCTCTGCCGTTTGAACGTGCAAAATAACATGTTGTGTTGTTAACAATGGCCAACCTGACTTTTGGCAACTAAACTTTGGTAAGGCATTATACCAAGCTCTAACTTCCTAGGTAAACTGAATGCACCATAACTGCACTTTACTGCTTTGTTCTGTGTgtcatgacagtgtgacagtgagtcAGCATTGACGATACCAGTCATTTTATTATATACAAATATGCTTTTCCTGCTGTAACACATTAGAACGTCTACCTGTGATCAGTTTCATCCTACAGAAcaaataatatattaaaaaaaatacacacgcCTTCAAGACTTACACGATCCGAGGAGCCTGCAGGGCCGAATCCTCTCTGTGATGTCCACACAGATTAGGCACACAAGCACCAAGGAGACAGGCAACTCATCAAAATGGTCACGGATCTCTGGATCATTGTCTGCCtgcacctgcagtacaaccgaTGGCATTAAAAATTAATGTGAATTCAATAGCAGAAAGAACTGATCTGCCACTGAGAAATCATGAAGGATGATGCAGGAGGAAACTAAATCGAAACTCTTCATTACAACATTTGGCAGCGCTGAGAAAGAGGCACTCCTGCATTCCAAGTTTTAAGAAGCCATCTGATTTTATTACCCCATCGTTACAGACATTAAGATGGTACTGAATGCCCTTAACAGGAGATTAAGAAATATTAAATGTATGAATATGTCTGAAAGGTATTTGTGGCCAGATTCTCTTATTTATGATCCTGCTTGTCCAACAGTTAAGGACACAGTGTTACTTGCATAAAAAGTCAAGTTTTTCTAAGAGTTGTGGATGGTATTGAAGTTTGGGTTAATGATCAACATGTTATGTTCTCTGTTGGTTACTGAATACCCTGGATGGAGAGTTCAGTCTTGTGATGATGGACACATTCCTTTTACATGTGATGGTGTCAAAGTCCATCTCAGCACACACTGAGAATATATTTGGATGCTACTTCAGGAAGCAAACTCTCAAGAGTCTTAGTAGAACCGGTGACAGGCCATCGTTTTCTCCCTCTGTGGTGCAATGTGCCGTGTCAACCATCACTCAGTGAATAATTATAGTGATCTAAACACCATTCGCTCACACAAGGGAGTCATAAAACCAGTTTGTGCCTCAAATGGACTGTTTACAACCAAAATGCCTCTTCAAGGACCCCGTCGGAGCATGACAGAAGGAAATGTCAACAGGTGCTCCTCAGTGACAAGAGCAATCAGTCTGGATGACATTACCTTGGAGCTGGTTATTAAAATAGCAAAGCACGGAAAAGTACACAGGACGATGTACGCCAGTGCTGTTGGTCTCCTGGAAAACAATATAGGATGTTTTAGTCAACATTTGAATAATGATCCCAGAGTGTTAAATATTCTCAATTTATGAGCAACATTTTGTCAAACTTACATTGTTCCAGTGCAAAAAAGTCAACACTTTTActcaatttactcaagtactgtaattGAGTTCAGTTAGATACTATTTGCCACAGATGTATgtattgcactttttttttaccatgaattCTGTCCTACATAGTTAGTAGAGATgcacaatatactgtatataaaggTAAGTACAGAAGCATATTGCTGCTGCGACAGGATGTTTTCACattgtgtacatatatatatatatatatatatatatatatatatatatatatatatatatatatatatatatacatatatatatatatacacatacatacaatgtattgtgtgtgtgtgtgtatatatatatatatatatatacatacatacatatacatgtatatgtatgtatattataCGTATATATACACATCAATTCTTATGTTATTACAAAATACAAATGATATCATAACAAGAAACTTTCCTTTACTTATTGttataacaaaacatttcatcttgtagaaatgtattttcacaTTATATTATGTTAGTACATATAACTTtaaattatttagttttttttacatctgtttttaaaaatatgttacaacattttaacattcaGGTTATAACAAGACAAACagtgtattttcattacaaGAATAGATTCTTCTGTAATGTGAAAAACACcttgttaaaacaataaactttacacatttttgtgtgATGCTGATATagttgttgtttcctgtcgTGGTGGCAATATGCTTCTGTACTTACCTTTATACGCTATATTTAATGCATCCCCACTAACAATGTCAGACAGATGTCATGGTAAAAAAGTGCGATATTTGAAATGTAGAGTAAGTTGCAGATTATATCTAATTGGACTGAGTAAATTAATGAGTATTTAGTAGCTGTCTTGCTCTGGAACAACATGAGTTTGACACAATTATGTTCGATGCCAATAAGGAAATAATATGatttttgtcagtgtgttttatctGCAGGCTAAACAGCCAGAGGCTCAGTTTtacaaaaaatgttgttgaatTTAACTGATTatatcaaaacacatttcattcaaattcttCTGCAATATGCTCTATAAAAGCCAAAATACGTGTATATGATAGTTTTGATTGATTGGTTATTGTATCAGCTGAAACTCTTCCGCATTGTGCTTCCTTGATACTAGCTCCTTTCTAGATTAATGAGAGGCTATGTGACTTTGGCTGGACAAAGGCCATAATTTAGAATGGTGATAATTAAACATGCTGTAGTAGAGACGAGTCATAAAATCAGCGACTTTCGGTTATAAAGTGATGTCTAGCTTACTATTTTTAGCTAAACTTCCGCCCACGCCAGACACATTCAGGCTTTAACACTGAAACCTAAAAAAATTGAACTGAACAAGACTGTATTTTTGGCTTTGAATTCAACTTTTCATTTGTAAgaagtttttattatttcttatgATACATCGTCTTGCTTTAACATTTCACATACAACACATATGAAACATGATGCTTTGCTTTAAAGGCGCACTGTGTAGacatttcaatcagaagagaaagttcttcactgactgatttttaatgcctaaacaaactaaataaacacactctctttgtttccatgactgaataaacaaactgaccttaaaggacaacacaatttcacactgttttactttgtttacatgtggcagaccctgccacctttctagcttcaaacagagttctggggaccttatttccctctgagaacagcttgtttacttagttgtggaaaaaatgaatatttctgagtttgtattattacatcatttatattccttgtcagttttattttatttatgtccCAACAAATTCCAAATCTGCCCTTAAAAGGTGTTATCATGATTCTGAGTTTGTTCACTTCTCTGTATTGTTTAATTGTTTGAAGTAAGGCGTTTTATCTTTTACATGTAGACAGTTCATCAATGTGACACTGACTTCACTACTGTACTTCCCAACATCTGTACTCACCACTGTGTGATGTCTGAGATGAACCTCCTCCGCTTCAGGATCATATATTTGAGAGGAGCCCACACCAGCAGGGTCGCAGTGGTCACATAGGCGATAGAGACCGCCACCACCAGCCAATAGGCCGTTCGATTTGCTCCTTGCACAATATGTATGATTCTAGCAAACCTCTCCATAATCACAAAGATGGGTACGGTGAGGGCTGCAAACTGCAGCACCTCATACAGGATGAACTTGACCGTCTTCCCTGACAGCATGGTCCCTGAACACCAGTTGCTGGTCTGAGCTTAGAGCCAAAGACTTTGACAGTCATCTCCCACGAAACGAGCCTGTCGGGCTGTTGGACTCTGCACACTGACACTGCTTACACTGCAGCGGAGGCTGTATTCTTTTATTGCTGAGGTAATGAGGTGGTCATGCTTTTTTATGAGCTCACAAAGACGAGCACTCCCATCCCATAATTTCAAAGAGAAAATTACCTCAAGCTCACAgtggaaatgtaaaaagtactttaaaaggtaaaaagtaCTAGAAGGAAAACGGAAAAAGTACTTGATTACACTCAgacaacattacattacattagctACAAAATTAAAAACGTAATGTGAAATTTAACAGCTCCTTATAATTCCCACCACAGTGACGTGCTCTATGGCTGCTGGGACATTTGTCTTTATCTCACCTGTTGTAGTTTACAAAATTTCTTCCATCCAGCCTCTCTCAGGTCTCAAATACCTGATCTCCACCTAGTGGCCTGGCAGTGGACAATATTAGAAGCTCTTGAACATTGTACGTAATACGAGAGACACAAATACAAGTTACTCACATGACAAAGGTTTCAGAGTATGACAACATTCTGTTTTAAGCCATTGGTGTTACGGTTTGGGGAAAAACATCCTCAGTTATTATACAGTCAGATTCCAGTTTATTTGATACGCCTCACTAATGCTAAAGCTTATGCATCTGATTGGACAGTACTGCAGTAAATTCTGCCTTGATGAAGGTAATATTGTTCACATTTTAGACACGTCTTCATTGGACTGTATGGTCATTTTGGAGTGTTTCATATATGGCAGCTGCGACTAATACACTAGAAATTCCGCgcattttaaaagtttaatgatcaaaaaacaaactgtatgtGTTTTATGAGAACTCTGGCTGTGGTTCGATCAGATTTGATATGATTGGCTACATGAGCCCACACTTTTATTATATGTTGATCCAAATGTTGCTAAAATCTGATTGCTGCACATAAATATGAGACAACACCCGTTTTTCTAACTGaacttaaagaaaataatgCTTTCATGTTGGACAGCATGACTCACAGCTGGAGTTGATTGACAAAATGGGTTTTCGAGGCCTTACAATCTCCTGAAAATGCCTCTCAATTGTAAAGTTAGAAGGGGAAGTCTGGTATATTTTAACATAGGCCATACTCAGTAGATCACTGCAACACCGGCTGGCGGCTGCAATGCAATCCTTAAGGGCAACCGTTCAAGTACATCAactaaaagtgcttgttttggcCCCTGATTGGGTGAGATTGTTATTCCAAGTGTCTGGAGGCATTACAGAAAGTATCCCTATAAAGatagacttttttttgtttaagagtacagtcatttttgtttaactagaaaaaaaagctgctttgtTGCTCTTGCTGAATCCACCAGACACcatttaaagaaacagaaatgtcatcAACTTAAAACGAACGTCTCAAACTCGACAGAAGCAAAATTAAACTCACCAAAACCTTTTGGACATAAAGGTAATTTAAACGCCAAAATATGTAAGTATAGCGCCTGGGtctaaaaacaataaattccCCATCAAATGTAAcgagataaaaacagaaattgtatttaaaatacCTGAAAGAAGTACAAGAAGAGGGAGCCATCGATATTATTCTGTACATTTGGCCTGGTTTTATTGTGAATACCAATTAATAAGTATGGTTAAAAGAATGCATACAAACAGCAGGGTACAAGTTTAGACAGAAACTTTACAATAAAGATGtcattttaaaacttaaaaacaggCAGCATCTCAATCCTGTGCAATAAGGTTACATCGGGGCTGCAGTCCAACACTGTGGTGCAACAAGATGTCACGtttggatgatgatgatgatgatgatgatgattaactGGCTCCTGGTCCCGTGGTCCCAGAATAGCtgctactttttctttttttaatcatatttgatattttcagCCCTCTTTGATCCAACATTAACACTATTTCACTCTTACTTTTAGTCAAAGgcagcaaagaaaacaacaaaataaaagattcTTGTTTTTGAATCGAATatattaatgcaaaaaaaacaagtaacaaCAAGTTCTGGAGAGTTAATTGTCCTCCTGTTGCCCAGGTACCGAGCTAAAGTTTAGGGTTGTTTTGCACTCTTAAGGCGGCACAGGGATGGCAAAGAGAATCGCATATGAAATAAAGTATCGCGAGAGGAATTGAAATGACACAATTTTAGATTATTTGCGCAATTAATCAATTACTTTGTTCAACCAtcagtccaaaatccaaagactcTCAATTTATCACtataaattatgaaaaaaaaggtcaaaattctttgcaagaaaaatgactgaaaagatTAATcgatcatcaaaatagttggtaATTAATTCCTTCgatcaactaattgattaattgttgcagtTCTAATCAAAATACCAATTTGCCCTGCAATTGGAAAAAGTTCCAGTTAACACAAACTGCTTGGAAATTCCTTCATGTAGCTTCATTCAACATAAAACAACCAAAGATAAATAATCTTCCTGCTTCATTAGCTTTTTGCTGACAAATAAGTATTGCAAACAACTCTTTCCCACTGACTTCTAACATGTAGTAGTATGAGAAGCAGACTTCGATGTCACTGTAACTACAGTAACGACAGTTTAGTGGGACGTTGGGAAAGAGGTGTTTATAAATCCTGACATTACCTTCCAGAATCGTAGGAGCCTTATTTCACTCCTGCTTCAGGTAGAATATGTTTTAGTGTTAGACAGCTCTGAGAAAAGGACAGGTTTGTAATGCGTGGGGAGGTTtcgatcagtttttttttcacattaccATTTGACCCTACAGTACAATAAGCATgtatcaaacacagagagaaatgtcCATGTTCTCATGTGAGCGATTTTAAATATACAACTAAGTTCGGCAGAACATCGCAAAATTCTGCTTTTCTGTGAATACATACATCCTGCGCTGCTTCTCCATTTAAAAATAGCATAACAATaatcaaaaacataaattaaaatgcactacaaaaaaaaacaacatagtaTTCATTGTTCAACACTGACTAAAGAGATGCTTCAAAGACACTGGGGGCCCGTTCGGAGAGTTCGCCCCATGGTAGCCAAGTCCGTGGTACCAGTCTGTT
The sequence above is drawn from the Sparus aurata chromosome 21, fSpaAur1.1, whole genome shotgun sequence genome and encodes:
- the tmem236 gene encoding transmembrane protein 236 — encoded protein: MLSGKTVKFILYEVLQFAALTVPIFVIMERFARIIHIVQGANRTAYWLVVAVSIAYVTTATLLVWAPLKYMILKRRRFISDITQWRPTALAYIVLCTFPCFAILITSSKVQADNDPEIRDHFDELPVSLVLVCLICVDITERIRPCRLLGSSDGLDPELDMSGPVLTHLEAVTTVTAQLHTDEGQNGLTQGQPEARNGSTPGSWRDLAGSRASSAAYLYTSSSRPRSYSGPLRFLWRRDGRAEAFVDSFMFWLDTVELVRVAKVPSVFFSAWVFPVYIVAFLSTLRVAITPNNPLLSSAGFALQDLPFFVIRVALIAVFGFVTPVLYPLKNVLVILTFIYFTFLTRLRIFRRQAMF